In Setaria italica strain Yugu1 chromosome IX, Setaria_italica_v2.0, whole genome shotgun sequence, the genomic stretch GTAATCATTGTTGCATTGAATTTTGAGGGAAAGTTGCATTGAAATATTATCAGTCAGGTGctattatttttaattttttagaccTGTTGGAGTTAGATCTTCTAAATAATGTAATGTGTAGTAATTCATTTTTCTTTATGGGAGATGTAATGTGTAATTCCGATTTCTGAaacttcctctttttttttcatttcagcTGCTCGTGAGAGATGTTACAAGCAAAtcgctgctgctgttgctaaATACCGGGAGATTAAGAAGAACATCAATGAGGGCCTAAACTTTTATGTTACTTTACAGGTGTGTGTTTGCATTTCCATTTTGTTCCATTTGCATTGAACATGGGAATGCTGATGTCTCTTCTCAGATGGGCTACTGATTCTCTGATGATCCCTGTTTACAGGAAGCAATTGGCAAAATAAAACAGCAGTGCAGTGACTTTATAATGACCCGAAACATTCAATGCCGTGAAATGATTGAAGATGTGCAGAGGAAGCTAGCGGGTTTCAACTTCTCATCCTCCAGCCACTCGTCTATGCAGAGGAATGCTTCTGTACCTCCTGATCAGAGCAGTCCATCACCACCGCCCCATGCTCAGGCCCCCATTGGGGGCGACTCCAGGCCTGGATACTCCCAACCGGAGCCAAGACCTGCATACTCACAGCCATACCCCCCGCCCTATGGCGCACCACCGCAACAGCCTCCATATGGCGCGCCACACCCCGGTCAGTACCAGCAGCCACCGCACCAGCCGCCTCCTGGTCACGACTACGGTCAGCCGGCATATCCTGGATGGCGCGGGCCGTACTACAACGCCCATCAACCTCAGCCGCAACAACCGGGCCCATATCCTCAGCCACCCTACAATGCCCCCGGGGCTTACCCTCCCCACCAGAGCAACAACTACTACAGGCCTCAATGAGTGATGGTCATCTTGCCGTCGCTGCCACTATTCGTTTGCTTCTTTTCCATTGGGTGCCATTGTGGAGTACATTATCTGGTGTACTGCATGAGTTCAGGCGGTGTAATATGGGGCTGGTTAGACGGTAGCTCGTATGATTTGTGCGTATAATAATGTGCTGGATTTGGTATATTACATGGATACATTCTCATTTGAATCACCACACTGTAAGGCCTGCCAATTGCCATTACTTGAGTACATATTAAAGTGCAATTGCAGTGAAATAGTAACTGGGAAGAGCTAAACAATCCTGAGCGGCGTTTTCCGAACGTAGAAACTTTCAGTATATTTTGAGCGTCATTCAGTTTATCAATTTACGGAAATTTTCAAATGTGTTCCTACCTGATTGCCCAGAGTACGAAGCTTTCGAACCAAATGCGGCAAATAAAGATTTAAGTCAAGAATACTCTGCAAAGCGTTAGAAAAGAACGAGCCCATTTGCCACGGTTAACGCAACCATACTGCGTTTGCAACCAGCTTTAGGCTTATTGCTCTATCCCGGTAAAGCTCCAAATTTTCAAATGTGTAGTACTATACGTACTATCTACCATTCTACCCCGTCATTTGAAATAACTAAAGCTTCAAATCATTTTTCTATATTTCAAATTCATCGTCATTCGGTCAACGTGCACTAATCCGAGCAACTACTCCTGGACTGGACACCCAGCTTAACTGCATTGTGGATCAGCTTATTTCTTGggtatttttattttctagcGCACCCAAATGCAAGATGATCAGGCAGGCATATCGGTTTTCATGACCCTGCGATGTACTGCACATTGTTCTGGTTAAGATTCGATAAACTTGCTGCTAGCCAGCCACAACAATGCATGCATGCGAGTGAAATTTGCAATGCTCTCTTATGTCATTGGGTTACTTCAAACACGCCATGAATCAGGAGTGCCTCAGGGAATGCGTGTGGCAGGATTAACATCGATCAGCCACTGGCGTGAATGAAAAATATGGatattctttttcttcctttctacGGATAAAAATAATTGAGTTCTTATATTTCTGAAGTATACTGCGTTCCAGCAAGTGAAACTAGCATGGGTGAAGCCAGTCTCAAGAAAACCAGATGTGCAGTTTCAAATACAGCGACCACAGAGCGGCGGCACTTGTTACCAGGTGTTCCATGAGCGAGGTAAACGATCTTATTTGTCACAAGACATAACCTATGTTATCTTTGCTCGCACAAGACAATATAACAGCTATCTAGCCGGAAATCAAGAAAGGCGGCTAATCTGCAGCGAGCGGCTAATCTGCAGCCAGAGATAGCTCCAGCCACACGTCGAACCATGCGGAATCTGCCTTTCCTCTGCCAGGAGACCAGAAACTAGCCCCAGCTGGGGTAAAGTGGCATGCGGGAAGACTGGGGTTGTTGCTGCGTGCCCCGGCTGTTCGCGCTGATGAAGCCCTGCAGGAGACTCTGCGCAGCTTTCGCTTGGTCCAGCGTGCCCTGGATCTCCACTACCGACTCTGAAGAACCGGCATGTGCTTCAAGTAGCCTCAGTTTTGCACCGGAAATCTGGGGTCAAATAGAACATTCATGAGAATCTATCAGATCATAACAGAGGATGAATTTCAGATAGCCATGCCCATGGAACAAAAAGCATAGCTCCTATACCTGACAGATCTCTGCTAGATTGACCCCGCCAACTCCAATAATAGATTCCAAGGAACTATTTGGAATCCTCAGTTCAATAGTGCTTGAGTACCTGCTGCCAAAGGACCCTTTTTCACTGAAATTTGTACTGGTAAAACTGAATGTGTTTAGGAAGGGAGAAGGACTCCAAAGTCATACCCAGCAACACTTGTATGTCCTCGGTGATCCGCACGTCCATGCATCTGTCCAGCAGCCTGACCAGAAAGAAACTTAAATCTATTCAGAACTCAATTTTTCTGATaggcataaataaaataaagaatAAAGCAGAGAACATCTCAGCAGCCAAATCTAGGATTCACAGGTGATAACAAATCAACAGAATTGCACCATCGTGTCCGCATTATAGAGTGAATATAGCTGCTACAGAAGTGACAGCTGTAAGGATGAAAGTTGATCACCATAAGACAACATATGTTTTTTCCCTTTATTCAGATGTATCACACCCAATATTGGAACAAAATAGGCAGATTGGAAAAGTCATGTGTTCAGTCTAAAGCTTCTAATGAAAATTTTTCCATGTGGTGGCCATTTCAAAAGGAGGGAAGCTAGCTCGTCAAAGATGTACCTCAGTATAGTCGTAAGCATTTGAATTTCCATCTCTTGCAATGCCTAATTGCTGTGTTCCCCTACTAGAGTAGCTATCAGTAGGCACATGGTCACGATAAGAACGATGGGACATATAATCTGCACCGGGACTGAAAGAGGAGGGAAGTTCTCTAGTAGGAACACGAGCAGGTGCTGCATATCTCTCATAAGCAGATGACGGGAAATTACTAACAAACAGAGGGCTTCCATTGGGATATTCTCTTTTAGAAAAGTAGTCTACAGGATATGAATGGGAAGGATCACGAGGTGCATTTTCGTTCAGTCTTCCATATGGTACATTACTGGAAGGTCTTCCGTATGGTGGATCGTTGGCAAGTTTTCCATATGGTGCATAGTTGGCAGGTCTTCCATATGGTGGATCGTTGGTAGGTCTTCCAAATGGTGGAACAGCGGCAGGCCTTCCATAAGGTGAATCATTGGTCAGTCTTCCAAATGGTAGATCTATGGCAGGCCTTCCATATGGTGGATCATTGGTAAGTCTTCCGAATGGTGGATCAATGGCGGGCCTTCCATATGGTGGATCAATGGCAGGCCTTCCATATGGTGGATCATTGGCAGGCCTTCCATATAGTGTGAATTCTCTGCTATCAACAGGATGATCATGAAAAGGGGCAGCAGGTGGAGGATTATTGGTAGAACTGGTGTCTCTCAAAGTCCTAGTTCTAAGTCTCGAAGCAACCTCTGCGAGGGCTCCTCTTGCAATAGCTGGAGGCCCAGCAACCTGAAAGCTTGGAACAAATATAAAGGCATAACAAAAGTTAAATATAAAAGGTCTGgatatagaaaaaatatatatacctATCGTGATGCAGCTGTTTGCAAATATTAAATCACCTGCACAAGCTCATCATCAAAAGACAAGTACTTTGGTTTATCTGCTTTCGAGTAAACTCGAATTTCTGCCTCAGTTCGCCTTCTCATTTCAGTAATTATCTTCCCACCTTCCCCAAGAATACAGCCAACTTTGCTTGATGGTACAACAAGCCTTGTACTCACATGGCGTTTCTCAGAGGGTACACTTACTTTATCATGGAGCAACATAAGTGCCTCAATTGTTGGGGATATTGGATCAGCTGGTGTCTGGAGAAATGAGGAGGTAGAATTGTGAGTACTCATGCAGAAAGTTGGTGTTAGAAGGGGTTGACAATCAGAACAACCATCTGCATTACCTCCTTAGATGAAACAATAATAAGCCTTTCTCCAGAAGCATCTTTGTCAAATTCTTGAACCTTAATGCGAGCACCAGTCTGCTGCTCTACCCGCT encodes the following:
- the LOC101781194 gene encoding KH domain-containing protein HEN4 isoform X2 — translated: MDYDSSRRSNSKKRTHSNSDDGKRKRLNSRHDDASMPSEPIETIYRILCPVKKIGSVLGRGGDIVKALREETKSKIRVADSIPGADERVIIIFNYQNQSEQADETAENITSDGSESMKPHCSAQDALLKIHDKIVADEVHDGVANNKSESADDVTARILVQGNQVGCLLGKGGSIIQQLRSDTGAGIRVLPSESLPQCALKSDELVQISGAPSLVRKALYEISTRLHQHPRKENRPLEEIIDASTRRKRESPPPLPHGNPMSHLHIDHPPPIPLLDPYRDGPLRTVAETEEFSVRILCASELIGSVIGKSGANVKRVEQQTGARIKVQEFDKDASGERLIIVSSKETPADPISPTIEALMLLHDKVSVPSEKRHVSTRLVVPSSKVGCILGEGGKIITEMRRRTEAEIRVYSKADKPKYLSFDDELVQVAGPPAIARGALAEVASRLRTRTLRDTSSTNNPPPAAPFHDHPVDSREFTLYGRPANDPPYGRPAIDPPYGRPAIDPPFGRLTNDPPYGRPAIDLPFGRLTNDSPYGRPAAVPPFGRPTNDPPYGRPANYAPYGKLANDPPYGRPSSNVPYGRLNENAPRDPSHSYPVDYFSKREYPNGSPLFVSNFPSSAYERYAAPARVPTRELPSSFSPGADYMSHRSYRDHVPTDSYSSRGTQQLGIARDGNSNAYDYTEAAGQMHGRADHRGHTSVAGYSSTIELRIPNSSLESIIGVGGVNLAEICQISGAKLRLLEAHAGSSESVVEIQGTLDQAKAAQSLLQGFISANSRGTQQQPQSSRMPLYPSWG
- the LOC101781194 gene encoding KH domain-containing protein HEN4 isoform X1, which codes for MDYDSSRRSNSKKRTHSNSDDGKRKRLNSRHDDASMPSEPIETIYRILCPVKKIGSVLGRGGDIVKALREETKSKIRVADSIPGADERVIIIFNYQNQSEQADETAENITSDGSESMKPHCSAQDALLKIHDKIVADEVHDGVANNKSESADDVTARILVQGNQVGCLLGKGGSIIQQLRSDTGAGIRVLPSESLPQCALKSDELVQISGAPSLVRKALYEISTRLHQHPRKENRPLEEIIDASTRRKRESPPPLPHGNPMSHLHIDHPPPIPLLDPYRDGPLRTVAETEEFSVRILCASELIGSVIGKSGANVKRVEQQTGARIKVQEFDKDASGERLIIVSSKETPADPISPTIEALMLLHDKVSVPSEKRHVSTRLVVPSSKVGCILGEGGKIITEMRRRTEAEIRVYSKADKPKYLSFDDELVQVAGPPAIARGALAEVASRLRTRTLRDTSSTNNPPPAAPFHDHPVDSREFTLYGRPANDPPYGRPAIDPPYGRPAIDPPFGRLTNDPPYGRPAIDLPFGRLTNDSPYGRPAAVPPFGRPTNDPPYGRPANYAPYGKLANDPPYGRPSSNVPYGRLNENAPRDPSHSYPVDYFSKREYPNGSPLFVSNFPSSAYERYAAPARVPTRELPSSFSPGADYMSHRSYRDHVPTDSYSSRGTQQLGIARDGNSNAYDYTEAAGQMHGRADHRGHTSVAGRYSSTIELRIPNSSLESIIGVGGVNLAEICQISGAKLRLLEAHAGSSESVVEIQGTLDQAKAAQSLLQGFISANSRGTQQQPQSSRMPLYPSWG